The Deinococcus sp. Leaf326 sequence CCGGCTGAAGGAGCTGAAGTGATGGACCTGNGACTACACTGAGGTTCGCCCACACAGCTCTCTGGAAGACCGCTCACCGAATGAATACGCCCGCCTGTTTCAGGCGGGCTGAGGTACGCTGTCTTTGCAACCGGACTGGACCGACCGAGGGGGGAACCTCAGCATTGTCCAAGACGACCACCAAGTGCCCGGTCACATGGCGCAACACATGCTCGAAAAACTGGATCACATCCCCACTCCGCATGGCGCCCTTTTTGTGTTCTGGAAGAACTGTCCCCCCGAGGTGATTGCCCCTATGGTGGAAAGCTTCTCCCAGTTCGCRGGCAASGTCACCARGGGCGTCACGCCCMTGRTGTTCCAGGTCTGCCGGCGTACGCCCTTCATCGCAAAGCCCACCTCATCGAGATAGACCAAGGTGGCGCCCTCAGCGACCTTTTTTTTCAACTCCGGGRCCACCTGTTCTTTCCAGYTGGCAATCCGGAATTCGTTGCGTTCTGCTGCYCGTCCATCCGGCATCTGCGGTGTAAACCCCAGCGCATGAAGCAGCTTGCGAACATGATCACGGTGATACCAGATGCCCAGATGGCGGCCGATCACGTCCCGCACGCGGGCCGTCGTCCAGCTKTCATCTGGKKAGCCGTGATGACGTGAACCCTCCYGCRGGAGGGTTCGGATCTSTTCGCGCTGTTCGTCCGTCAATCGGCTGGGACGTCCRGTCGCGACGGTGGCCTCGAGGGTGCGCTGCTGGTTCAGCCGCGTGACCCAAGTGCCRACCGTGTGGATGGAGACCCCAACGTGCTCTGCGATCGCCTGGCGGGAGAAGGTCCCTTGTTGCAGCCATTCTTTTGCAGCGAGGCGGCGTTCTTCCTGCTGGGCACGGGTGAGTTTTGAGGGCTTCCAACCAGANGCCTGGCGGGAGAAGGTCCCTTGTTGCAGCCATTCTTTTGCRGCGAGGCGGCGTTCTTCCTGCTGGGCACGGGTGAGTTTTGAGGGCTTCCAACCAGACATACCCACTCAGTATARCAATGATAATTTACGCCGAGATCAATAAAGTGCGTCTGAAAAAGGTCAGGGTGGGGACTTTGCCAGCCGACGCACCATCAAACAGATCATGACTTCGTACACGAGGTTCTCAGCGGTTTCGACCAAGGCCTCGTCGTCCCTCGCCATACGTCYGGATTTCCCCARCCAGGCGAACGTCCGCTCCACCACCCAACGGCGCTTCAGGACGACAAATCCTTTCGGCACCTCCACGAYACGTGGAGGTGCATCTTTTGGYGCCCAGGTGCCCTGCCAACCCGACCAAGGRTGTTTGACGATCTCCATGGTCCAGCCCAGATGCGTGTTGATCTCTCCAGCGAGTTTCCCGGTGTACCCCGCATCCGCCCACAGGTACYSCATCCGAGGANNNNNNNNNNNNNNNNNNNNNNNNNNNNNNNNNNNNNNNNNNNNNNNNNNNNNNNNNNNNNCTTGATCGCCATGACCAGCCCTAAGGTGTCGACGAGCAGGTGACGTTTCCGACCACTCACTTTCTTGCCCCCGTCATAGCCGCGAGGCCCGCCAGCTTCTGTGGTCTTGACGGATTGACTATCAATGATCGCTGCGCTGGGGGTCGCTGCGCGACCCTCACGCTGACGGACCAATTCCCGAAGGATCGTGTGCAATGCCTCCCAGACCCCATGGAGCCGCCAAAGACGATGGGAGTGATAGACCGTCTGCCACGGAGGCAAATCATGAGGCATCGCTCGCCAAGCGATGCCGCCCCGCAGGACGTAGAAAATCCCGTCCAGGATCTCTCGAAACGACCATTTCCGAGGGCGTCCTACGGAGGCTTCTGGAGGAAGGAGGGGGAAAAGAACGTGCCACTCGGCGTCCGTCAGATCGTTCGGATAGGCAGATCGGGACATGGGCGTATCACCTCAGCCCAATCGTCCACCTTTGTTGCTGCGGGACCATCCCCCACTTGGCCACTGTCATTTCTTCCCCAGCTTTGAACCGTGCCGTCTGACCGAAGTGCCGAGCTATGGGCCGTACCCGCTGTCACACTGGTCCCCCCCGCCACACCCAAGACGCCAACGGGCGCAACACGAATAGTTGTTGTTCCGTCCCCCAGTTGACCGGAGCTGTTCATGNAGGGGGAAAAGAACGTGCCACTCGGCGTCCGTCAGATCGTTCGGATAGGCAGATCGGGACATGGGCGTATCACCTCAGCCCAATCGTCCACCTTTGTTGATGCAGGGAAAACCTGTACCAGCACGTTTTTCAGACGCACTTTAGGCCATCAGCTGATGGAGACATGTGTCGATCGCTGCCGCCAACGCCGATTCCAATACGTCATAAACGGTGGGCATGACCTCATCCTAGAAGGTTCTTGGCGTAGCAACCGCCACGCTAGAGTGACAAAGTCCTGCTAGCGAATCGTGAACACCTGCACGTAATTCTGCTCGTAGCGTCGCAGATTACCGTTCTCAATAAAGTCCGAGGGCGAGAACTCGTCTGCGGCGTACCCGGTGCCCATAGCGACGTACTGGGAACCCAGGAGGTTGGCGCAGTGATCGGGGCTCTTCATCCAGGCGATGGTGGCCGCCCGAGCGTCGGCATACCCGGTGACCACATTCTCACCGGCAGGCACTCGAGACGGTTCACCAGATTCGCTCTGGGCGCGGGCCATCCGGTCCTGGACGGTCCCACCATAGAACATCGGAGACGCCGTGCGCGTCTCGGCATGAGCCTCGTAGCCCTCGCCGAGCATGTATTCGGCATGTCGCCGGGCAGCAAGGCCTGCTGCTCCATCGAACCGCAGGGCGCTCAGTACCCCGGGTTTGAATGTCCCTTCAGCGCAACTGCCGGCAATCACGTCTTGGCCGCTCACCGTGCCGCGCGTACGAATTTCGTTGACCCAGCTCAGCATCTCGACCTCCACGGCAGACGGGCTGACCCGGACCGTACTGTAGCCACTTCCCTGGCCTACTGCGGCGCCTGATGCAGGAAGGGTCGCATTCGCTTGCGCCACCGTCTCGCTGTATGTGAGACCCGGTGACACCAACTGACCCGCCTGATCGCAGGCACTGAGGGCAAGGAGGGTCAGGGACAAGGCCAGAACGCGAAACGTAGGAATCATAGAACTCCTCGGGCAAGCGTGAGCAGCTGAAGGGACACTCGGTCCCCGTTTTGCCTCTCTGGTCATAAGTCAGGGACGCACCTCGACTGAGGCGCGATCAGAAAGAGGCCTTTGGTCACCCGTGATCTCGTTTGCTCTCAGGAGCAACCCCTCAAACTGAGGTGAACACAGTAGAGGTTCGCCTCGCTCGCAATTTAGGACGTTCCACATGTCTGAGACGTTACAAATACAGCGGTGAAGTCAATCGCTGATCCTTATTTAAGAGCTTGTTTCAGGGCTATCGTAAGACGTGATCCACAGTAGGGCACCCTCAGCCCCTCCCCTGCACGGTGGTTTAACTTTAGCAGAGGGCATGACACTCCCGCCGAGTGCGCATCTGCGTACCGCGACCATCGTCCTGCGTAGTACATGCAAGGGATATGAAAAAGCTAATGTTCGGCTCGCTGCTCGCTCTAACCCTGACCGCCTGCGGAGGTGGTATGGACACCCCCCAGCCCGCCTTCTACTCTGCCGTCGGAACGCAGGACATTCGGGTGATCCCGACCGGCGCAACGGTCTGGTTCAATTTCGGCCATACACAGTGGACAGCGCAGCAAGAGAACGGAGCCGTCGAGGGCAACTGGTACAGCGATGGCGAGCTCGTGGGCCGAACTGTGGGGAACGCGAATGCGGGAAGTGTCGGGCTGATCATGGGTCTGAACATGATGTCGGCTTCAGGCGCGTTCTCAGGGAATAACTTACGAGACGGCAGGACCTGAGGTGGGCGAGGGGAGCGGCAAGATCCAGATGACCCGGCGCTGAGCCTCGTTCTGAGGCTGATTCTGTTTCTTCCAGTGATGATCCTGCGCCGCCTCAGCCCCGGCCCCAAGCGTCACCGCGAGATATTAAATTGGTTGACCTGTTCGGGCGTAGCGTGGCGCAGGGCTACGAACTGGCAGATCTGGTGTCCGCTCAGGCGTGATGACTGCGCGCGCTGCTATTGACCCACCGACCTACCCTGCTGCGGCTTCGGCCCCGGCAGGGTGGGCCTCTTGTGCGATCACGCGCTGCCCATGTGCCCGATAAGCTGTAGCCATGTTCCACGACCCCCCATGACGTGCTCATCATCGGCGGCGGCTTCGCTGGCTTAAGCGCCGCCCTCTACACTGCGCGCTCGCACGGGTCGAAGGGACGGGCACCGGCGTGCAGCTGCACTTCGCGGATGGCACGAGTGCTGAGCGGGCGGTGCTCTACACGCACGGGGAGCGCCGACTGCGCGCCAACTTGGCCGAGGCCTTGGGCTGTGAGATGACGGCGGCAGGGATCAAGGTCGACCCGTTGATCCACCGGACGACGGTGCCGGGCGTGTACGCGGCCGGAGACGTGAGCAGCGGGAATGAGGTGGCCTTCGTAGTGGCGGGGGGCGGGAAGGCGGCGATGCAGGCGGCCTTCGAGATCTACTATGACGATCTGCCTGTAGCCGCGCGGGCGTAAGGCGATAAAGTCCCACCCCGCCCAGGCACGAAGCCGAGGCGGGGTGGGACTTTATCGTGTTTCGGGTTCTCAATCCGCCTTCATCCGAGGGAACGACCCTTGTCAGAACTGCTTGGCAAAACCCTTCGTGGAACATTGCCTCTGCCATGCGACCCTATCCAGTATGTACAGAGTCACCATCACAGGACGCGATGGCACAGTGACCATGGATTTGACCCACACCTTGGCATCGGTGGCTCTGTTGACTTTTGATACTGCGATGACCTTCCCTGGCAAGACCATTACCTTGACCCAGGATGGTGTAGAGCTCAAAAAGCGTCAGTTTTCTGGCTTAGACGTCCTGACCTCTTGAACAAAGTGGGGTGTGTCGCAAGGAGAGGGGCCAGGGGGCGACTTCTGGCCCCTCTGTCCACCCACGCTCCAGCGGGGATACTGTGGCCCTGTGCAGCACCTCTCACTGCCCGAGATTCCCTTGCACCTGGGCGCTCTATACGAGCGCGCCGGCCTGGGCTTACCCCCGAACGCCCTGCACCGAGAGCTGGCTGACTTCCTCGGCTGCCATCGGGAAATTCATGCCGCCGCCTGGGCGTTGTGGGCCACCGAGCTGCAGCTGACCGGCCGCGACCTCGGCGGCTGGCTCGACGATGACTTCTTCGAGGCCGTGCCAGTCGAGTAAGGTCATCTTGAACGCTTGTGGACACCGCTGACCCTGAATGTTTACGCTGAGGTATGGACCGGCAGAATGACCCCTGTTACGCGGACCGGAGCGCCCGGCAAATCGAGGCGTGGCTTGAGCGGCAGCGGCGCCGAGTCCAGGAGATCGTGGCCCGGCGAGAAGAACTGGCTGCCACCGAAGCCCAGCAGCGGGCAGAGGGGGAGGAAGTCCAGCGCCGCTGGGAACTCCCGAAGTGAAAAGACAGGTCTCAACACAGCTGTGCAAGCACGCCCTACGTTGTGCGCATGACCCAGCTTTTGAAGTTCACGCTCTCAGGCACGGTATAACCGTCCCACCGCTCACCTTCTGGCAGGCACGCGTCCTGCTGCTCCTGACCTTGGAGTCCAAGTCGCTCAACGATGTGGCCGTCCGGATCGCCCTCCGGGGCGCCATGCTGGACCTGTCCCGCGTGCAGCAGCTCCTGGGTGAGTTGACTGCGCTGGGTCTACTAGAGCACACGCCGAAGAGGGG is a genomic window containing:
- a CDS encoding IS630 family transposase; translated protein: SGWKPSKLTRAQQEERRLAAKEWLQQGTFSRQAIAEHVGVSIHTVGTWVTRLNQQRTLEATVATGRPSRLTDEQREZIRTLXXEGSRHHGXPDXSWTTARVRDVIGRHLGIWYHRDHVRKLLHALGFTPQMPDGRAAERNEFRIAXWKEQVXPELKKKVAEGATLVYLDEVGFAMKGVRRQTWNXXGVTPLVTLPANWEKLSTIGAITSGGQFFQNTKRAPCGVGM
- a CDS encoding IS5 family transposase, which codes for MSRSAYPNDLTDAEWHVLFPLLPPEASVGRPRKWSFREILDGIFYVLRGGIAWRAMPHDLPPWQTVYHSHRLWRLHGVWEALHTILRELVRQREGRAATPSAAIIDSQSVKTTEAGGPRGYDGGKKVSGRKRHLLVDTLGLVMAIK
- a CDS encoding CAP domain-containing protein is translated as MIPTFRVLALSLTLLALSACDQAGQLVSPGLTYSETVAQANATLPASGAAVGQGSGYSTVRVSPSAVEVEMLSWVNEIRTRGTVSGQDVIAGSCAEGTFKPGVLSALRFDGAAGLAARRHAEYMLGEGYEAHAETRTASPMFYGGTVQDRMARAQSESGEPSRVPAGENVVTGYADARAATIAWMKSPDHCANLLGSQYVAMGTGYAADEFSPSDFIENGNLRRYEQNYVQVFTIR